agtcaAAACATCATCGATGCACACAGATCTAGAATGTAGAACTCCTTGCGGTATCCGGCCAATGGTGCCAGATTCGGGCTTGttcggccaaggccggcatgCCGCCACCGGACCAGCAGCCGGAACAGCAGGTACATGCACGGATCCGGAAGGCACTTTGTGTTACATGCGCCCAACGCTTGCTGGCGCATAATCTGATTCACTGCCTTGGATATGGCGAATGATGTTTTGCATCACAACCAACAGACTTCTATTTGGTTTTGTATGATAATTGGGGACGAGACCAGGCACAGAACTGATGCAAGCGAAAATCTCTGTCAGTGATGTTGACATCATTAGCATAGTTCCCTTTGTTGACGAGAATTGATCGAGGGGACACCGGAACTGACCTCGACATGGGCTAAACTCCAAATTCATCGGGGGCTTGATGGGGAACTTTTTAGTAGAAGTCCAGGCGGGCGTCTTGGAGAAGTCCCAATTCAATGGGTCAGCGCCGGGAAGATGCAGTATGCGATCCACTTGAACATATAGTAGATGAGGCTCTGCAAACGACACACTCGAGGACAAAGTGTAGAAGATAAAGGGTGTCTAACTGACAGGGATGCGATCACTTTCACAGGCTCACAAAAGTGCATTTTGGCAGGCCAAAATACCTTTGCGGCAATTATAAAAGTTGCATAAGATGCCTGCCTAgtggctaggtaggtaagttgGGTGGGTGATCTGGTTATTCACATCACACATCAGCCTTCTCATGGTGCATAGGTGCAGAAGTTGCCTATTCACCGGGCGTTCTCAAAGAAGAGATCAAGGAGGGGGAAACAGCTTTCTCATTCACACCACTGTGCAGCTTTATCAACACATGGTAGTCATTGATCCGGTGCAGAAGCATCTCGAGGCACACtcgtgcctttttttttttttgttggcgTCCTGAGATATTACAATGGCGCTTGCGGCGTTTGGCTGCCCGTATTTATTTCATTTATCGGTGCCACAGCAACGGGGCAGAAATGCTTTTGATATCCGCGAATGGAATGACATGGATGGAGCTCTACACTTTCTAAACAAGGTAGCAACATGGGGTCACAAACCGAAGCGTCTGTGCGGCAGAATTAGAGCTACACCGGGCGGTCAGGAAGCGAAGTGCCTTAAGTGCCTGCCGTAAAAGCCCTGATTGACTGCCATCCTCGAGGTGAAATGAAGAATCGCTGAATTTAGTTCTAAACGAGTTGCTTTGCTCCTCCCCAAAGCTCCTGCCCGCCTTGGTAATTCAAATCTTGTCGGCGGCAGGGTATTGTGCTGCACGAGTCATTCTATGGTGGTCCGTGACACCCTGGTCAGCCGAGCCAGAAAAGGGTCGGTGACGAGACCCCGAACAATGACATGGAAAGTCGCTAACAGACCGGAAGTGCGTCATAGGCATTTCAAGGCCCATTTCTATGATCCCACCTTTCAAAAATTTGATGTCTTTATGACGGCCTCTCCCATTTCAACCCGCATGCGGCCCGTATTCCAGTTGCTATTCTGCGTATTAAAAGAGTGAGTCGCTTCAGATCCGACGGTTCCTAACTTCAACTCTTTTAACATCAGAACTTCCAAGGCCTAGTCAACATCTAGCACTGTACTACGCAAGCCACATTCCAAACACCGACGGCCCCTGTCATCTTCCTAGACAGAAGCATATATCTAGTTGGGCCAAGACGTCACCGCCCCTAGAGCTATATCGGCGCATCTGAACTTCTCTACATCACAAATAAACACAGTTGGACGGGGTACCAACAAACCTCAATCTCAGTCGTAATTCTACTACCACTACCACCACTACCAAAGGTGCGATTATTTTCGTCCGAACGCGCCCTGTCAACTGTCATCGGCCAAACTCGTGGATCACAGGGGTCTTCCCAGCAGGCGCATTACCGCAGTTGGCATTCCCAAttgtcgcaaaaaaaaaaaaaaaaaaaaaatcgatcGCAATCCAATATCGTCACACGCGCCGCCCTGCACTCCAGCAACCATGAATCCTCTTCACAATGGGAAGGGCTACATCGCCTTCACGGTCCTGCACTTTCTCGCTTTCGCAATGGCGTTGACAGTCTGTGGGCTCTACGGCGTTGACCTGACGCGAGCTCGCGAATCGGGCGTCGCTGCCGATCCGAAGTGGGTGTTTGCCGAGGTCGTCGCTGGCATCTCAGTCTTCACGACCCTGGTCTACTTGATCCCGTTCGTTTTGCGATTTGCCGGGGTGCCGATCTGGAACCTGATCCTCTTCATTCTCTGGATAGCAGTCTTTGGAGTGTTCGGAAGCATGTACATCAAGGAGGACCCCGAAGGAAACCAAGCCATTCAGCGCATGAAGAATGCTGTCTGGGTTGATCTTGCCAACGCCCTGCTGTGGCTCATAATCGCGATCTTTAGCGGAGTCTATTGGTGGGGCCACCGGGAGCGCCGCTCCCGCTTTACAGGCCGGGCCAGGGTTTAGGTGCCGACTGGACGCTATCCAACCTTTGCTCTGTCTGATGGGATATCTCACGGGATTCTCGACCCAGCGAGAGATCGGGAGTGGGAAGACGTTGAACGTGGATCGAAGAGCAGTCACGGGTTATGGGGTGGTCCCAAAACCAACCAATCCGGTCAGGAAATGGGTTGCTACCACAAAGAATCGGAGCAAGATGCGCCTCAGCCTGGTCCGAGAGGGGAGCAGTAGTTGTGCGCTCCGGGCAAGATGGACAATCCGGTAAAGATGGACAACAGACCTGACGAGTCACAACCCAAACCTGGAGGGCAGACACAGACACCAACAATTCTCGTTACTTTCGATGCGTTTCCCATTCTCAAGACCTTGTTTTTCATGTCTCCCCTCTCAAACCCTACGGTGGCGACGGTGCTGAACCTTCTTACTTCTCAGGTGTCCTCTGAATGATTGTATTGGGGAATGTTTGTGCGAGGATTCTTTTATTATGACGTGCGCTTCCAAGAATACCCCTCCGTTCCTACACTTTTGATTTCTATTTCTAGATACCACATACTGTACTGTGTTCTTTTCCAGGTCAATCACGATTGATAGGCATTAATTATGATAATTATATCTTAAGACGCATTGAGATCAAAATAATTTCAATTCTTTCCCCTGGGTTACAACTTTGTTGACCGAAGGTGAGGGCACCCAGACTTACCGGACGGCCTTGCTTCAACATAACCACTGATACACTGACAAGTAAAGGTGGCTCTCAGGCAGCAAGGTTTGACAGCCATTTACATCTGAAACTTGCTATCCAAGCTTGGCACTGTACGCTACTGTAAGTTAACGAGTCTTGCTGTGCTTTAAACTTGAGTTAAGTGGTATGAATAGAGCGATCGGCATGTGTATTAGTGCCTAAACCCTGAGCTGCCCAAACACGATTGCGAGCAACAAAACATGCTACGGCCAAGGCCAGCAAGACCGGAGTGCAACTTTAGCCAGGACGTAAAGCAATCATGTAAACTGAGCTACTCAGTATTGATCGATCTACCATTATCCGACCTGTCTTGTCACTGTTGATCGTCGGTGCTGAAATACGGTCGCGAATCTCTTTCAGATACCCACTGTCGATCTCACCTTAATGGCGAAACCTCTCAAGTTGCCCCCATTTCAACCAAATACCCACCTTGTACCTTGTGGCTTCAAATGTGTGTTATCCTACTGTCGCAACGCCGCTCTTGCTGCATACTTTGGCACTAGCCATGTTGTGTTGGCATTGGTCTGACGTCATGGTCCCAGGGCAAGGCTTCCCTTCCCCCGACTAAGGCGCAAGTGTACTTTGTAAATTCGGACAAACTACCTCACGGGTTTTACTCCCCCCGGATTAGATGCTCCAGCCTTTGGGAAACTTACAGACTGAATATTCCATAGATCTGCAGGGGACCAAATGGACATCTCAAGATAGAGTTTCGGCTTGCCTGGTCGAATTCCAACATTCAAGCCTTTGTTTTTTCAACAAAGTTCCAATCACAGTGAAACAGTGCGGATATTGAGCCCGTGGCAACTCTTGGTTATCTACGCGAGACAGTGTATTATACAGTGCATGCTACTCTACCCTGCTGCTTTGCTCTTGTGGTTTTCCCGCACCAACCACCATGCTGCTGAAATGTAGCTGCACCCATGTGAGATCGACGGTCAAGTGGATCTTGCATGTTTTAGGGGTCCCACTAGCGTCCATCCACTTCCTCTATAGGAAGTAATCTATGAAGATCTGTGGAGTGGGCTGCCGCCGGCTTCCGAGAGACCCCCGCTTGGAAAAAAGCCCGCGACCGACTTTGGATTCACCGTAAGGGCAACTGCACACAAGGCCTTGTTTATTTGGTAAAATTTGCTGGGTTGATGCCTGAGTGCGTGGGTGGTTGACATGTCACTTTCCCATTTACCCTTTGCTTGGAAAAGCGAAAATGTTGTTTCAATACTATTGAAAGGCATGCATGAGATCGGCCAGGCATATCATCCCTCAAAGTACTCGTCAAATCGAAAGCCTGACAGTTATGGACGAAAATTCGGGGATGGATCGTAGCTCCCTCTGTTTGGGTGAAGTCAAGATACCAGTAGAAAAATCTGTTGTTAAGGACGGAGGCCCCTTCACGGGCATATTTAGGGGCGCCATCGAAGAGGCGAACTAACGCGCGCCAAGATACAAAGGGCCCAAGGGCCGTGATCCTGACTGACCATATCCGCGGGACAAGGATTCGCCACCGACTCTTTGCGACTGCGCCGGGGCGCAAGCCACGGACGGTCTGAATGGATGGACGGCCGTCGCCCTGTCCTTGCGGCTCTACGAGAGGCTCACGCCATGACAGCAGCTTGAAGCCACCAGTttttgcagtgacgcagaaGAATTTATTTCAgcttccgctgtgtaaagcaagcctctgtctttttttttttttttttttttttcctgtcgtGTTCCCAGTCTTGCCAGTATAAAACAGAGAAGAGAATATAATAGAAACACCAAAGAATTTACCGTATGTAAATCATCCCAGGTTCGAAATTGTGGCGGAAGTTTGGGCGTTGAAAGACAGGGCCAAAACTTGCGTCGGAAATAATGCGTGGCGTCTTTCAACCGTCGTTTGTTGATTTTCCTAAAACATCGTCGTGCATACGGCAACACGCAGACGCATATGTATGCACCCAATTAATTATTTCAGACGCGGCCGCGGCATATATCCGTAGTTATTGCGCAGAGTAGTAGTGCTGTGATAGTTCGCCTGTTTCGAATCGTGTATTCTTGTTTTTATtctattttttctttttatctttcttttctgccGTCTCTCGACGGATCACCCTCCGCATCCTCCACAAACTTTGGAGTAGTGTGTAAACTGTGTCTAGTGGGTACTTATGTGATAATGACGGTAGACCTATACAGTACCAAGACTACCTACCGGTAGAGGAAGATGCATTTATGCCCAATTATTTTCcgtgttttttcttctttctttttttaacccCTTCGATTCTTATCGCAAACCTGATAACAAGGAATTTCGGATTGCAACATTGACGCGCGTTCAGAATACAAAGCGGGACCAACAATTAACAAAAAGACTTGAACAGGATTCTTGTCTTTGTCGTATAAAAATTTGGATGGAAATACAGGCTGTATACGGATACGTATTGCCCACATGCATCTACCCAAGAAGAGCTTTTGATTATGTGATTCTTTACTAGATAGGACCTGCTGATAAAGATCAGCACAGCCAAAGGCGTGATGTGTAACGGGCGGTTGGTGGCTGGCTGATTaaaagaaggaggaggcaTTTGCTTTGCTCACAATCACACACGGTGGTGGGAGTCAGTTGTGTCGATCATCAGAAAAGGGTGGGTACACACCACCTCTCCTCCTTTTTTTGATGTTTAGCGCTGTTTGTCTGCCTGAAACCCTGCCGATATTTGAGACTTGTTGAACCCTGAGAGCGTAATTCTCCATGCAATTTGCTCGAGAATGCATTTCTCCAGTTATTTGATTTTATCTGTACGACGCTTAATCCGTTTCGTTTCTTGCTCAGTTACAGTAGCAGGCTGTCGCTACTGCACTCGGTTGGACATGGGTTGCTTGTCCCCTTTGTGCCAAGGACCGGTGTCTTTGACGTCCATGTCAGCTCCTCCCCTTGTTCGATATTTCCTTCCCGTACTTCCGTAGGGCCcagagagaccctgaaccaaACGAGAAAAACCTAACTGCTGAGGTGCGTTCGCGGCCAAAGAGTACGTGTGTTTTGGTTGGTTCAGTCATCCAAGCAAATGATGGTAGATGCAGCTTCTTGCCCAGGTGCAATGGGATCCCTGATTTATTACCAACCTACATGACCTATTTCAgaaaacctttttttttggtccttTGGTTTTCTTCCTTCATACACTTACAGTATTGCAAGCCTGATGCCCAAGCCTCCATCCATCCTTCTTGcaccttttttcccttggtAACCTGACGTGGTCATTGATGCGGAACATCATCGGATTTCACCACTTGGCGCACGAACCCTTGCACAATACTGCAGAGAAACGAATTTGGAAGGTAGAACAGCTGCCTAGCGGCGGAGAATTCGTGACTACCTGCCAGACCTAGGTaccgtaccttaccttagcGATTCAACTTCAGCGTGACACGAACGACAAGACAACCTAAAGGTCAGTCACATCAACGGGATAACACGATATTTGATTTTGATGCCTTTCAAGGCTGATCCCCCGTCCTTTCATTTCATCTCGGGCAATCAAACCTCTCCACACTCAAGAAAGCAAGCAAAACACCTCGGACACTTTCCCCAGAACCACTCACCGTACTCCTTTGACAGCTGAGAGTGGAAGAGCCCCCGCTACAAGGCCCACCAACTTCTTGACGGCTCCACTAGATTTCCGTGATTTTATTCTATCCCCAGCATGGAGACGTTGTTGTTGTGATAGCCCGCCAAACACACAATCGTGGAAGGCGCATATTGGACTCTTGATccacaaacaaaataaagcTGCATGGGGTTTTCTCGCTTTTTGTCATTGCAACTTTTCCCTCATTTtcgttctttttcttcttcttccttttttttttcttttactttGCTCCCGAAACGAGGACATCGGAAAACATCATTCATTCTCCAACGGTTAAACATTTCATTGACTTGAACACCAGCCACTACGAAGAAACCTCGCGCGAGAAGCAGATAAACTTGGAAGGCACTCAGTTTCGCCAAATAAAATTCTGTTCACCATCTTCAAAGAGAACCTCCCACTTGGACGGTTGACAGCGCAGACGGCACCATTGAGATTGCTACCACCCTGTTTGGTACCCAACAGGCAGAAAACGACCTGAGTCAGTGGTTTCCAGCCGCAACTTCTAGCTGAACCAAGATACCACCACGACAACCCCAAGATACTACGCACACCCGGCCGTGGTAGCTCCTTTGACAAACCTACCAACCTTCTTGCGGCGGCTTGGGCATTCAAGCTGCCTCAGTATCCATTTTGCGCTTAGCCATCGATATTTCTCGAGGGGAGAGATTTTGAGGACAGCATCAACAGCGTGCAGTTTGGCAGCAAGTTCCATCATGTCGAGCTTCATCCCCTCGTCGTTTCGGCCGTCGCCAGGCTCGGGCACACTTCGCCACGGAAGATTCGATCGCTACCATATGGACGACAAGGGCAAATCAGCCAGATCATCGCCGCATCGTAACGGTCACTACCAAGATCACGAAGATGATGACGAGCAGTTTGTCATGTCTGCTGCAGGCACACCAATCAAAGAGGAAACGCCCAAGCTAAACGCCTGTCGACAAAGTAATCTGGCTAGCTCGTGGGCAAGCTTCGAATCTAAAGATTCTGGAGACTCGAAGACAAATTCTGGTATGTTGAGAAATTTCGACTCTTGCAGTCCTTCTCTCTCCTACAGTCTATCGATCATGAAAATGTAACGATGCGGCATCTGCTACCGGTCTCAGTCGTGTGTTGGCTGcttggtttttctttttctttggttgttttctttttttggtttgcgTCCCCAAGCATCCAAACACAGCCCGGGCATCCCTGCCACAAGTCCCCCTCCAACCCAGCCAAAGGGTGGCGTGCGGGCCCGACGATCGCGGGGTAGTTACCCGCCGCGTACAGCACCGTGCGGTCAAACAGGGCACATCCCCAGCACCTCTCGGGCCCCCAATGGCCGCCTGAGAAAGGGTCCACTACCCATGGCGCCATGTCTCATGGTTTCCTAGCGGTGACTTCGTCATCACACAGGAGCTTTGCATATGGCACACTAGGGTTGAACAAGTCGTCAAAGAGAGACCCTGACAGCATTGGCGGCATGCCTAGTGGCCAAAACTCATGGAGATTCCTCATGGCCACCGGACAACACCATTACCGTTGCACCCCAGGATTAAGAACATGCGTGGTCGCCGAGTGCACTTGTCTCTACGACATGCGTCCGCTTATCGCGCTAAAAACAATCTTTTGAGCTACTGCGTCATCCTTTGCTTCTAGAAAGTCATTAATTCGCCTACCGGCTTTGACAAACCGTCTTGGCATTGTTTCCCCCATCCACCTATATGTTTGGAAACCGCCTAGAAGTTGTCTATTTCTCGAAGCTGACATTTTACTTCCGCCGCCTTTGATAAGATGAACTGCAGGGAACCGCCTCAGAGATGACAATCGGAAAATCAGACGCGGATATGGAACGCAGTCACCCGATTGCTATCGAGATGCCGACGAAGCGGATGGTCGGGAAGCAGCAGGCGCCAACTCCGACGGCGCCGTTATCAGCACGGGGAGATTTGCCAGGGTGAGTTGCGATGACGAACAATAACCGGCATGCATGCATCATCGTACCATGATCATGTCTAGACGCTATCAAGCGCAGGCGCTGCACTGCCTACGGTACAAGGAAGCTAACTTTCATCACAGGGGCTACTTTCCTGAACATGAGGATCGGAAGCGTGTTCATCGTACCCACCCTTTTCATGCAGATATCAAGGAAGCCCGGAAGAAATCGATTGCCAGAGCTGGGGTGGACTGCAGCCCAGAGATTGGAGATAACCTACAGAGGCACGGCAATTCATCCAACTCCTTATCCTCATCGGTAACTGCCGGACTGGCTTCTCAAGCTGGCGGGTCCGGAAGCTCCGGTCTCATCAGTGTCATGGCGGCAAAGAGTCATTCTTCGTCGTTCGATACCTCTAGCTCCCCATCGATTTCCGCGTACAACCCTACTGGTGCCGACGACAACCTGCTGCCGATGGGCAAATATTATCCAACAAACTGGGAGGCCCGCAAGAAAGCGAAACGGGCGAAGCAAGCATCATCAAAGGAGCAACCACATCATGGAGGAGCATCTCCCGACGGTTACTTTCCCAAGCAGCATAGCCCTTCGATGTCACCTAGCGTCGCATCTCCCTCATCATCGGTCATGTCAAAACCCGAGAACCCCGCAGTAACGCGGGCGAAAGCACCTCAGCTAAAAGGCCACAGCCGGTCTGACTCCGAAGCCAGGCGCCGTCTGCAGCAATACCAGCGCGATATGATCACACAGACCAGCCTAGGCGCTCACAGGGTACTCGGCACTCAGATCCAACAGCTTGGTGCAGATGAAGTTTTGCAGGCGCTTAATCAGCTCCCGGCTCTTCATAACCTGCACCTACCTCCCAGGTCTCGCGGGGATGTCTCATCGGGAACATCACAGCTGCCCGCCAGCGCACTTGCGGGGAGCTATCTTACGGCTGTTCAGTATAATATCATGTCCAAGCCGGCCTCGCCTCGCTTACAACCTCTTGGAAGCCCTGGTGGTCCCGTGACACCCATGGATCTTAGTTCAGCCTCCGATGATAAGAGCTTGGGGGCGACAGGAAGACCAAGGATGCCGGCCACCATCAACACAGCACCAGCTCGCGATCGACGACATATAAGTCAAGGATCCTTTCCTTTTGGACAAGTGGATTCATAAACCCAACTATTTTGATATCGACACACGGTTGGAGAAGGCACATGAAGCAATGCATGCATATTGGTCATAGAGGAGTTCTTTCGTTTTCCTGCACATATTTCAGTCAGTCTTGGTCTTTGAGAATGGACACAGCCCCTTGTATCTTGATACCCCACTTGAATTTACCATGGTACTCCTTTGTAGAGTTTATTTGCACTATGCCTTGACTTTCTTATTTTACACTATGATCTTAGATACCCTCACTCCACTCATTTGTCTGAGTATTTGGATCAACACACAAGACCGAGCTCACTTGGCACATCGGACACCCTCCCCTCATTTCTCAACCTCAAGTGTGCATGATAGACAGAACATAGGGGCCTTTGGGAGTACATGACGTTGAATGAATGAGAAACATGATACCGGATGATAGACGAAGAATACGATAGACTAGAGAAATGGAACCTACTCCGCTTCAGAGACCGAAAGCCACTCGAGTCGGCACAGGCAACATACTACGTCGACAGCCCTGGGTGACTTCGATACCTTGTATCGGCAGGTGTGGGAGTGACACTGGTGGTGACTACTGAGCTTGCCCTAAATCTCAGGTTACCCATGGTATACATAAAAGAGTCAAATTTGCATATAGCCCATTATGAATGGGGATTATTCTATGTATGTACGCTTAAAAATAGTTTTTTTTCGCTCCGTTTCCACTTAAGGTTTCAACATCGCTCTGATTTCTTTTTGCATTTGATTTTCGACTTTCCATCAAGCAGGCTGGCAATAATTAGCAGGGAAGCTACCCTTTCGGCCACCAACTTCGCCCTCCCACCAATCATCAGCCGTCTGGGTCTTCTTGATGATTCTGATCCTGTCGCCTGCCTGGAATGACAAATCGCCCTTGCCCTGTCCCGGGAACGCAAACATGGCGACCACAAACTCGTCCGGCGGTTTTGCGGCCGGGATGCGCGGTTTCGGCGGCGGAGGTGGTGGgggcttcttcttggccgcgATGGAAGCGGCGCTGATGCTGGATGATGATGGTTGGCGATGGGGTTGCGGGTGGCCGTGACCGCCGGGCGTGCTGGCGGGCGAGTGCTGGGGCCGGTCGTGGCCGAAATAATCAAGCGGGCCCTGCGTTCTTGGACGAACGACAAGTGGTGCTGAAGACGGCTCACCGAGTGCCGTTGCAGTCGTAAAGTCTGTAGCGCGGAGGTGGGCGCCGCCGAGACCCGGGCGAGGGGTAGGCTGGGatggcggcgcgggcgcgggcGCCGAAGACATGCGCTGGAGCCGGCCCTTGGGATCGTTGCCGGGTATGAGGCCGGTCGAGGTGCGGCGTAGAGCGTCCGGCTGGGGCGGGGCGACCACGCGGCGGGCTCCAGGCTGCTCGGGCTGTTCTGCGGGTAGGCGCATCGACATGTGGATGGCCTTGCCACGCGAGACGCAACCGATCTGTTCCATCTCGGCTTGAACTGGCTTGAAATCGGCGGTCCAGTCGGCGACGACCTGCTCCATGGGTGGCGGAGGCGAAGGGAAGCCAACCTCCTCACAGTAACCGTTCAAGAAGGTGTAGTAAAGCCCGAGAAGCTTGTTTTGTATAAGAACGTGACACCCGAGCAGGGGCGGAACCATGCTAAACGCGGCGTTGACTATGTGCGGCAGCGTCTCCCGCAAGTGTCCGTCCGCAATATGGAATTCCTACGCAGTTCCAGAGTTAGTATAAATGCCGTTACTGCTCGGTTTAATCCCTTGCTGATGCTCCTAACCATCCGCGATTCGACGCACCTCTGCCATGTTGTTCATGTCTTCTTGCGCCTTGGCCAACtgattttcttcttttggcgTCTTGCCTGACTTTCTCGCCAGCTTGTTCACCTTGTCCTGCTGCTTCTCGTAGTCAAGGCGCTTGTTCTCTCGCTTTTTGATGGTCTTTCGAATAGGCTGTATGCAGTCCCTGGCATCGGTGGCCGGCTTTATGACGCGAGGTTCTATCTGGCCAATCTCCTCCATCAGCTCGTCCTTGAGCTCGCGGTAAACCTCGCACAGCCTCAAGGTGCGCTGCAGTTGAGACTCAGGCGTCGGTGTCATCTCCTTCCCGTGGCCATCGGTCGCGCCAACAATCGGGTCGTACAGGCCTTCATATTCAGTAGCTATCCCGAGCTGTGATGTTACGAGGGAGATCCAGGCCTCTCTCCAAGATTTTGCGCTGTCGATGAGCTGTGGAAGGGCGAGAATGATGGTTAGCCGAGGTGAGACGACGGAAAAGCAAGATGATCTGTTGCGTGGTGACATCAGCTGGGTGGGAAGCTTGGACAACTTGCCTTAACAAGGACTTTGTCGGCATCCTCAAAGTCGTTCAGCATCAACGAGACTTTGGCATTATCGCCTGGC
Above is a genomic segment from Pyricularia oryzae 70-15 chromosome 7, whole genome shotgun sequence containing:
- a CDS encoding SH3 domain signaling protein; amino-acid sequence: MQSVSRSWGKLVGKGPGDNAKVSLMLNDFEDADKVLVKLIDSAKSWREAWISLVTSQLGIATEYEGLYDPIVGATDGHGKEMTPTPESQLQRTLRLCEVYRELKDELMEEIGQIEPRVIKPATDARDCIQPIRKTIKKRENKRLDYEKQQDKVNKLARKSGKTPKEENQLAKAQEDMNNMAEEFHIADGHLRETLPHIVNAAFSMVPPLLGCHVLIQNKLLGLYYTFLNGYCEEVGFPSPPPPMEQVVADWTADFKPVQAEMEQIGCVSRGKAIHMSMRLPAEQPEQPGARRVVAPPQPDALRRTSTGLIPGNDPKGRLQRMSSAPAPAPPSQPTPRPGLGGAHLRATDFTTATALGEPSSAPLVVRPRTQGPLDYFGHDRPQHSPASTPGGHGHPQPHRQPSSSSISAASIAAKKKPPPPPPPKPRIPAAKPPDEFVVAMFAFPGQGKGDLSFQAGDRIRIIKKTQTADDWWEGEVGGRKGSFPANYCQPA